The DNA region cttattttaaaaaaaaatcgaaaaaatAACATCGTCCGTTCCCCCTTTTGGTTTCCTTCCCCTGTTTCATTTAATAGTTGCCTTGTGATTTCCACAAACCTCCCTATATAAACAAAACCCCTGTTCTTCCTTTTGTGTTCGTCCGCTTCCTCTTCCATTGTCTTCGATCTCTCAGAAAGGCGGCGCCTTTGGATCTTCCTTTTGCGTTCCTCCCCTTCCTCTTCCATTTTCTTGGAAATCTCCCAGAAAGGCGGCGCCATTGGATGCTTTAGCAGCCCCATTGCTCTCCTCCTTCCatcccttttttttttgtaagcGATCGATAAAGGTGCGATCTTGGCACTCTTCTGATTCGACGGTTTCTTGCTTCTTGgatctttttgtttgtttttattctttCTCCTCGATTTTGGAAGGCAGATGAGCGATATGAGTCCAATGCTTCGATCGCCGACATGGCTGTGGCCGCTCCTGCGGACGAGCTTCTTCACGCACTGCGAAGTCCACGGCGACTCCAACAAGAGCGAGTGCAACATGTACTGCTTGGACTGCACCGGCGACGCGCTCTGCTCTTACTGCCTCCCGGAGCACAACGACCACCGATGCGTTCAGGTTCTTCTCgccgttttttttttccttgctcGAATTAATCCAAATAAACTAATAAAAATCGAAGCTTGATGCGATTGGGGGTCTCTCTTTAGATTCGGAGGTCGTCGTATCACAATGTGATCAGGGTGTCGGAAGTGTCGAAGCTGATCGACATCTCCTCGATCCAGACCTACACCATCAACAGCGCCAAGATCGTGTTCCTCAACGAGCGTCCGCAGCAGAGGGCCGGGAAGGGCGTCGCCGCCGGCTGCGCGACCTGCGGCCGCGGCCTCTTGGATTCCTTCCGCTTCTGCTCCATCGGCTGCAAGGTGAGCTCCCGAACCTTTCAACAAATCACAATTCAAACCGACATTGGGCGATCGAATCCTCGACAAAGAAAGAATCTTTCTTTAACTTGTCAGCTTGAAGGAATGCGGACGGACCCGGAGCTGACGTTCGCCATCCGCCCGAAACCCCGACGTGAGTTGACGCGCCGATCCGAATCCGACGAGTCGACGTCGCCGCGGAGGACGACATCGTCGGCGCCGGCCGCCGGTGGCAGCTCTGGCGGAAGTAGCGTTTCTTCGGAGACTACTGGTTGGCGGCGCCCGACGTCCCGGCGAAAAGGCATACCTCATCGATCTCCATTCTAATCGATCAGAAAATATATCAAACGTAGGCCATTTGGAACTAATTAAGAAGGATTGATTATTTGTGTTTCGTTTAATTTTGTGAAGAAGGTTTATCTATCTATATATTGCAATATGTGCAACTGCATATCCATGCCTTCTTTTTTTCTCCAtcattttctctcttttttttttcttttttttttctatcacaacattctcaaatttcattcGTGCCCTTTTAACattgatatataaaaaaaaggtTTTGGATAGTCAATTAGTTTAGGCCAATTTTACTGATTTTTATTATGATTTCTCACTATTTATATCTGACACATTAAAAATATAGTAAAAAATATTGACTTTTTATTTTTCAACTTTCCCTTTTAGGTAAAATGCACTCTTAAAAAGCATAGTGTTTAGGGTCAAAATTCAAAAAGGGTGTTTATTTTAAACCACTTATTATGTTCCATTTCACTTGTATATATTTTGCTTTACAAATAATTACTATATAATTATAGCAATTACGATTCTAAAATTATTATGTAATTATAATAACTATGGAATCGATAGTTACTACAACTATATAACTAAAATTATTATGTAATTATAATAACTATGGAATCGGTAGTTGCTACAACTATATAATTATAGTAGCTATAATCTCATAATTAGCTATAACATGTTGTTGACTAATATAGTTACTACAATACCGTATTAATAATCTTAAAAtcgaaatattattaaaatataatattgaTCATTATTAATTGATGAAATGTTCATATTataattgatccggtggtaaggacgggggaccctcgttagcgggaggtcaacgacacgtggaggtcaatggtcaagaaggTCAACCCCAAGGTTGTGCCGAGTGGAcagaggtcgtgccgagcggagtaGCGGGCCGACCGAGCATCCGGCCGACCGGACATCCGACCAGGGGTCTCCCGGACCGGAAGAAAGACAGACCGACCAGGGGTCGTGTtttcgatgctcaaggtaaaagagtctataGGCCGGGcgcatccgagcacatgagcagggcttccccgcccgggcCGAGATATGCGCagtcccggaggccatgagcgccgagcgactGGTCCGCTCGACCCGGGAACAGGtaagagcgctaggagacaaaaaggacagctggtaacttcattctcgagacacctgccgtcgataaacagcatggtcggcggccggaacggacagagtatcgtacggtggaagtttccaccgtcacatccgggatatgctcggacgattgcggaatggcgtcaggcatgcttttctgacacaccccctactgaggtatgtttggggaagcgtgcacgcatcgagaaacgtgcacgcgcctccccggggtcctatataaggactctcagacttcgacggaggtatgcgattctgatcactgtagccacagtagcgttaccttgctcctcttcttctccactgcttgacttgagcgtcagagggtcgtcaccgggaaacccctcccggctcggcttctttgcaggttcgccagagatcCACATCACTAGTCGAATACAGCGgagagcgtcacgtccccagtgtccatcgattcagcgctcggacaggatcaaattggcgccgtctgtgggaacgttctTGGATCCGAGCAGA from Zingiber officinale cultivar Zhangliang chromosome 4B, Zo_v1.1, whole genome shotgun sequence includes:
- the LOC121977222 gene encoding protein RGF1 INDUCIBLE TRANSCRIPTION FACTOR 1-like, which encodes MSPMLRSPTWLWPLLRTSFFTHCEVHGDSNKSECNMYCLDCTGDALCSYCLPEHNDHRCIRRSSYHNVIRVSEVSKLIDISSIQTYTINSAKIVFLNERPQQRAGKGVAAGCATCGRGLLDSFRFCSIGCKLEGMRTDPELTFAIRPKPRRELTRRSESDESTSPRRTTSSAPAAGGSSGGSSVSSETTGWRRPTSRRKGIPHRSPF